A window of Candidatus Bathyarchaeota archaeon genomic DNA:
GAACGGCACGCTAGGAAACGAGCCGTAGAGTTCTGTAGCCAGCGGAAGAAAGACCCATACCTCATAGGTTACTTCACAGATAACGAGCTGAGGTGGGGGCCTGACTGGAGGTCTCCTAATCATCTGCTCGACGACTTCATGAAGCTTCCCGCGGGCTCTCCGGGGAAGAGGGTAGCCGTCGACACCGTCAAAGAGGTCTTCGCCGACGACGTAGCCCTACTAGACGAGGTGTTAGGGACAGGCTTCGACAGCTTCGACCGTTTACTCGATTACACCGGTAAGCTACCAGACCACCCGCTGGTCGCAGAGGCGAGGAGCAGGTTCCTAAGGAAGTATGCGGAACGCTACTTCAGCGTATGCCACGACGCGGTAAAGAGGGCTGACCCGAACCACATGATACTTGGATGCAGGTTCGCTGTAGCCCCGCCTAGAGAGGTTCTTGAAACTGTTAAAGACTATGTAGACGTGGTCTCTATAAACAACTACAGCCTCACGGCACCCACCGGTATGCTCCGACACGTATACGAGGTCACGGGGAAGCCTATGATAGTTACCGAGTTCTCCTTCAAAGCTATGGACTCTGGTCTTCCGAACACTAAAGGCGCTGGAATTCCTCTTAAGACCCAGAGGGAAAGAGCCGAACACTGCAAACGATACGTCGATACCCTACTCACACTACCCTTCATCCTCGGCTATCACTGGTTCCAATACATGGACCAGCCGAAAGAGGGTAGGTTCGACGGTGAAAACAGCAACTTCGGCTTGGTGAAAATAGACGACGAACCATACCATCTACTGGTCGAAACGTTCAAGCAGATAAACTTCAACGCCGAAAAGACTCACCTATCCAAGGCCTAGTAAAGATCTTTAAACATCTTGCATGGATGTATACATTTATGAGCGAGGTATTGAGTATAAGGATACCGAAGCGCCTCAAGAGGGAGATGGAAAGGTTGAAAGATATCGTAAACTGGAAAAGCGAGATCACTACGTTTCTTCAAGAGAGGGTTAGCTACTATAGTAGGCTTA
This region includes:
- a CDS encoding beta-agarase; amino-acid sequence: MPIGMAAVKRLNRYDRYGGWRGLKGSETGFFHVEEMDGVWWLVDPDGYVFISKGVNHVDRRGDFCPALGYSPYERNVTAKYGDVEVWVEVTVKRLKDWGFNTVGSWSSPELFGRMPYTLILDILASFGFSWLTGRVPDIFSEEFERHARKRAVEFCSQRKKDPYLIGYFTDNELRWGPDWRSPNHLLDDFMKLPAGSPGKRVAVDTVKEVFADDVALLDEVLGTGFDSFDRLLDYTGKLPDHPLVAEARSRFLRKYAERYFSVCHDAVKRADPNHMILGCRFAVAPPREVLETVKDYVDVVSINNYSLTAPTGMLRHVYEVTGKPMIVTEFSFKAMDSGLPNTKGAGIPLKTQRERAEHCKRYVDTLLTLPFILGYHWFQYMDQPKEGRFDGENSNFGLVKIDDEPYHLLVETFKQINFNAEKTHLSKA
- a CDS encoding CopG family transcriptional regulator produces the protein MSEVLSIRIPKRLKREMERLKDIVNWKSEITTFLQERVSYYSRLKTLSEVRKILETHPLLPRGIAVRSVREDRDNR